One Chordicoccus furentiruminis DNA window includes the following coding sequences:
- the rplD gene encoding 50S ribosomal protein L4: MANVSVYNMDGQEVGTMELSDEIFAAPVKENLVHQAVVLHLANMRQGTQKAKTRSEVSGGGIKPWRQKGTGHARQGSIRAPQWRHGGVVFAPVPRDYSFKMNRKEKRAALKSVLTSKLQESNLIVVDSIAFDDIKTKNMVRVMKALKAEKAYVVLNGADRNVFLSTRNLPNVRLSQAGTLSVYDILKYEKLVLTQDAVRTIEEVFA; the protein is encoded by the coding sequence ATGGCTAACGTATCTGTATATAATATGGATGGCCAGGAAGTCGGTACGATGGAGCTCTCTGATGAGATCTTCGCGGCACCGGTGAAGGAAAACCTGGTTCATCAGGCGGTCGTGCTTCATCTGGCAAATATGAGACAGGGCACGCAGAAGGCCAAGACGCGCTCCGAGGTTTCCGGCGGCGGCATCAAGCCGTGGAGACAGAAGGGCACGGGCCACGCGAGACAGGGCTCCATCCGCGCTCCGCAGTGGAGACACGGCGGCGTCGTCTTCGCTCCGGTTCCGAGAGACTACTCCTTCAAGATGAACCGCAAGGAGAAGCGGGCGGCGCTGAAGTCCGTCCTCACGTCCAAGCTGCAGGAGAGCAACCTGATCGTGGTGGATTCGATTGCGTTTGACGACATCAAGACGAAGAACATGGTCAGAGTCATGAAGGCTCTGAAGGCCGAGAAGGCTTATGTCGTGCTGAACGGCGCGGACCGGAACGTCTTCCTCTCCACGAGGAACCTCCCGAACGTGAGACTGTCCCAGGCGGGCACGCTCAGCGTTTACGACATCCTGAAGTATGAGAAGCTGGTTCTGACTCAGGACGCGGTCAGGACGATCGAGGAGGTGTTTGCATAA
- the rplN gene encoding 50S ribosomal protein L14, whose product MIQQETRLKVADNTGAKEILCIRVNGGSTRRYAYIGDTIVATVKDATPGGVVKKGDVVRAVVVRTKHGARRKDGSYIKFDENAAVIIKDDNTPRGTRIFGPVARELREKQFMKIVSLAPEVL is encoded by the coding sequence ATGATTCAGCAGGAAACCAGACTGAAGGTCGCCGATAATACCGGTGCGAAGGAAATCCTCTGCATCCGTGTCAACGGCGGTTCGACAAGAAGATATGCGTATATCGGTGATACCATCGTTGCCACGGTCAAAGATGCAACACCCGGAGGCGTTGTAAAGAAGGGCGATGTCGTCCGCGCGGTCGTGGTCCGCACGAAGCACGGCGCACGCAGAAAGGACGGTTCCTACATCAAGTTTGATGAGAATGCAGCCGTCATCATCAAGGACGACAACACCCCGAGAGGAACCCGTATCTTTGGACCGGTGGCCCGTGAGCTCCGCGAGAAGCAGTTCATGAAGATTGTTTCTCTTGCTCCGGAAGTGTTATAA
- the rplP gene encoding 50S ribosomal protein L16, with protein sequence MLMPKRVKHRKQMRGSMRGKPTRGTRIAYGEFGLVATEPCWLKSNQIEAARVALTRYLKRGGKVWIDVFPDKPVTAKPAETRMGSGKGAVDYWVAVVKPGRVLFEIADVAEADAKEALRLAMHKLPCTCKICSREQLNSQNEESAPASAAAPVEEGGEEA encoded by the coding sequence ATGTTAATGCCGAAGAGAGTAAAGCACAGAAAGCAGATGCGCGGTTCCATGAGAGGAAAGCCGACCAGGGGAACCAGAATCGCCTACGGCGAGTTCGGTCTTGTGGCCACCGAGCCGTGCTGGCTGAAGTCCAACCAGATTGAAGCTGCCCGTGTGGCGCTGACCCGTTATCTGAAGCGCGGCGGCAAGGTCTGGATCGATGTATTCCCGGACAAGCCTGTGACGGCAAAGCCGGCTGAGACCCGAATGGGTTCCGGTAAGGGCGCTGTCGATTACTGGGTAGCGGTCGTCAAGCCGGGCCGTGTCCTTTTCGAGATCGCGGATGTCGCCGAGGCTGACGCGAAGGAGGCTCTGCGTCTCGCGATGCACAAGCTGCCGTGCACCTGCAAGATCTGCTCGAGGGAACAGCTTAACAGCCAGAATGAAGAAAGCGCACCCGCATCCGCGGCTGCACCGGTCGAAGAAGGCGGTGAAGAGGCATGA
- the rplX gene encoding 50S ribosomal protein L24: MASLKIKKGDTVKVITGKDKDKEGKVLSVNVKKNRVVVEGVNMVTKHQKPSAQNQQGGIVNKEAPIDVSNVMYLHKGKPTRVGFRYEDGKKVRFAKSTGETIE; this comes from the coding sequence ATGGCATCTTTAAAGATCAAAAAAGGTGATACCGTCAAGGTCATCACCGGCAAAGACAAGGACAAGGAAGGCAAGGTACTTTCCGTCAACGTCAAGAAGAACAGAGTCGTCGTCGAGGGCGTCAACATGGTGACCAAGCATCAGAAGCCCAGCGCGCAGAATCAGCAGGGCGGCATTGTCAACAAGGAAGCCCCGATCGACGTTTCCAACGTCATGTATCTGCACAAAGGAAAGCCGACACGCGTCGGGTTCCGCTATGAGGACGGCAAAAAGGTCCGCTTCGCCAAGTCTACCGGCGAGACGATCGAGTGA
- a CDS encoding GNAT family N-acetyltransferase, with translation MNDDIKKIEDLSINAWPSYQIEFYDGWVLRYSAFYTHRTNCVEQLGLSQLPLAGKIPVCEQIYRHWHSPCIFKISPVGDPGTDPLLEGLGYQIEHTTDVMLRSLTDDSLPELRSGAMPLTILPRVTFEWIDGLFALKGTSDPVFRRIVPQMYDAIPMDEIAVLARSGGRVVATGLGILDRDAVGVYAIHVDETYRRHGLAWNIVSTILREGRKQGASSAYLQVVSGNAGAKALYRRIGFRYSYRYWFRVKEV, from the coding sequence ATGAACGACGACATCAAGAAAATTGAAGATCTCTCCATCAACGCCTGGCCTTCCTATCAGATCGAATTCTATGACGGATGGGTGCTCCGTTACTCCGCGTTCTACACGCACCGGACAAACTGCGTCGAGCAGCTGGGTCTTTCCCAGCTCCCGCTCGCCGGGAAGATTCCGGTCTGCGAGCAGATCTACCGCCACTGGCATTCGCCCTGTATCTTCAAGATTTCACCGGTGGGCGACCCGGGGACGGATCCTCTTCTGGAGGGGCTGGGCTACCAGATCGAGCACACAACCGACGTGATGCTCCGTTCTCTGACCGATGACAGTCTCCCGGAGCTCAGATCCGGCGCCATGCCGCTTACGATTCTCCCCCGCGTCACCTTCGAGTGGATCGACGGGCTGTTCGCGCTCAAAGGAACGTCTGATCCTGTTTTCAGGCGCATCGTGCCTCAGATGTACGACGCCATTCCGATGGACGAGATCGCGGTGCTCGCACGGAGCGGCGGACGCGTGGTCGCAACCGGACTCGGGATCCTCGACCGCGACGCCGTCGGTGTCTATGCGATTCATGTGGATGAGACTTACCGCCGGCATGGCCTGGCCTGGAACATCGTGAGCACCATTCTGAGAGAGGGAAGAAAGCAGGGGGCCAGCAGCGCTTATCTTCAGGTCGTCAGCGGCAACGCCGGCGCAAAGGCCCTGTACCGTCGGATCGGCTTCCGGTACAGCTACCGGTACTGGTTCCGTGTGAAGGAGGTTTGA
- the rplW gene encoding 50S ribosomal protein L23 gives MADLKYYDVILKPVVTEKSMNQMSDKKYTFLVHPDANKSQIKEAVEKMFDGTKVSRVNTMNLDGKTKRRGATFGKTAKVKKAIVTLTEESKEIEIFSGL, from the coding sequence ATGGCAGATCTGAAATATTACGACGTCATTCTGAAGCCGGTCGTGACGGAAAAGAGCATGAACCAGATGTCCGACAAGAAGTACACCTTCCTCGTTCATCCGGATGCCAACAAGAGCCAGATCAAGGAAGCTGTCGAGAAGATGTTCGACGGAACGAAGGTCAGCCGTGTCAACACGATGAATCTTGACGGCAAGACGAAGCGCAGAGGCGCAACGTTCGGAAAGACCGCAAAGGTCAAGAAGGCGATTGTCACTCTGACAGAGGAAAGCAAGGAGATCGAGATCTTCAGCGGTCTTTGA
- the rplF gene encoding 50S ribosomal protein L6 — protein sequence MSRIGKLPVVIPAGVTVEIKEGNTVTVKGPKGSLERTFVPQLTIEQKENEVVVTRPDDKKETKALHGLTRALIHNMVVGVSEGYTKTLEVNGVGYKAQKQGKKLVLSLGYSHPVEMTDPEGLESKVDGNKIIVSGISKEQVGQYAAEIRSKRAPEPYKGKGIKYDYEVIRRKVGKTGKK from the coding sequence ATGTCACGAATCGGCAAGCTTCCGGTCGTTATCCCGGCCGGCGTCACTGTCGAAATTAAGGAAGGCAACACGGTCACCGTGAAGGGACCGAAGGGGTCGCTGGAGAGAACCTTTGTTCCGCAGCTCACGATCGAGCAGAAGGAAAATGAGGTTGTCGTCACCAGACCGGATGACAAGAAGGAGACCAAGGCACTCCACGGTCTCACCCGTGCGCTCATCCACAACATGGTCGTCGGTGTCAGCGAAGGCTACACGAAGACACTGGAAGTCAACGGTGTCGGCTACAAGGCACAGAAGCAGGGCAAAAAGCTCGTCCTTTCTCTTGGATACAGCCATCCGGTCGAAATGACCGATCCGGAAGGTCTTGAGTCCAAGGTTGACGGCAACAAGATCATCGTCTCCGGCATCAGCAAGGAGCAGGTCGGTCAGTATGCCGCGGAGATCCGTTCCAAGAGAGCTCCGGAGCCGTACAAGGGCAAAGGCATCAAGTACGACTATGAGGTGATCCGCCGCAAAGTCGGTAAGACCGGTAAAAAATAA
- the rpsH gene encoding 30S ribosomal protein S8, translating to MTTTNDPIADMLTRIRNANTAKHDTVDVPMSKMKLSIADILVDEGYVAKYDIVGEGVQRVIRITLKYGADKNEKIISGLKRISKPGLRIYADSENLPKVLGGLGTAIISTSKGVMTDKAARKQNVGGEVLAYIW from the coding sequence ATGACGACGACGAACGATCCTATCGCAGATATGCTTACGAGAATCCGTAACGCCAATACTGCAAAGCATGATACAGTCGATGTCCCGATGTCAAAGATGAAGCTTTCCATTGCTGACATTCTTGTTGACGAAGGCTATGTCGCAAAGTACGATATTGTCGGCGAAGGCGTTCAGCGGGTGATCAGGATCACGCTGAAGTACGGCGCGGACAAGAACGAGAAGATCATCTCCGGCCTGAAGAGGATCTCCAAGCCCGGTCTCCGGATCTACGCAGACAGCGAGAACCTTCCGAAGGTGCTTGGCGGGCTTGGTACAGCCATCATTTCCACCAGCAAGGGCGTGATGACGGACAAGGCGGCAAGAAAGCAGAATGTCGGCGGCGAGGTGCTTGCGTACATCTGGTAA
- the rplV gene encoding 50S ribosomal protein L22 gives MAKGHRSQIKRERNETKRETRPSARLSHARMSVQKACFVLDAIRGKDVETALGILEYSPRYASGVIKKLLESAVANAENNNGMNRSNLYVAECYAGRATTMKRIQPRAKGRAYRILKRTSHITVVLDEK, from the coding sequence ATGGCAAAAGGACACAGATCCCAGATTAAGCGGGAGAGAAACGAAACAAAGAGAGAGACGAGACCGTCTGCCCGTCTTTCCCACGCCAGAATGTCCGTCCAGAAGGCCTGCTTTGTTCTGGACGCGATCCGCGGGAAAGATGTGGAGACCGCGCTCGGCATCCTTGAATACAGCCCGCGTTACGCATCCGGCGTGATCAAGAAGCTTCTTGAGTCCGCTGTGGCGAACGCAGAGAACAACAACGGCATGAACCGCAGCAACCTTTATGTCGCGGAGTGCTATGCCGGCCGGGCGACGACGATGAAGAGAATCCAGCCGAGGGCTAAGGGCCGCGCGTACCGTATCCTGAAGCGCACCAGCCACATCACGGTTGTTCTGGATGAGAAGTAA
- a CDS encoding type Z 30S ribosomal protein S14 — protein sequence MAKKSMKLKQARKPKFSTREYTRCRICGRPHSVLKKYGICRICFRELAYKGEIPGVKKASW from the coding sequence ATGGCTAAAAAATCGATGAAGTTAAAGCAGGCCAGAAAGCCGAAGTTCTCTACCAGAGAATATACACGCTGCAGAATCTGCGGACGCCCGCATTCCGTTCTGAAGAAGTACGGGATCTGCCGTATCTGCTTCCGTGAGCTTGCCTACAAGGGCGAGATTCCGGGCGTGAAGAAAGCATCCTGGTAA
- the rpsS gene encoding 30S ribosomal protein S19: MARSLKKGPFADAYLLKKVDALNASGDKAVIKTWSRRSTIFPSFVGHTFAVHDGRKHVPVYVTEDMVGHKLGEFVATRTYRGHAKTESRTSVR; the protein is encoded by the coding sequence ATGGCACGTTCACTGAAGAAAGGACCTTTCGCAGACGCCTATCTGCTCAAGAAGGTGGATGCTCTTAACGCCAGCGGCGACAAGGCGGTCATCAAGACCTGGTCCCGCCGTTCGACGATCTTCCCGAGTTTCGTGGGACATACATTTGCAGTTCATGACGGCAGAAAGCATGTTCCGGTCTATGTGACAGAGGACATGGTCGGCCATAAGCTGGGCGAGTTCGTTGCAACCAGAACGTACAGAGGCCATGCCAAGACCGAGTCCAGGACATCTGTCAGGTAA
- a CDS encoding phosphatase PAP2 family protein, whose amino-acid sequence MAFLELLMRLRNPFLDYLSLGISYLGTPFLVVGVITFLRFNDDQNRADGMMLAFLFSGLLCQGLKIVFHVPRPWILISDTALFRPVSMALSTATGYSFPSIHTQSTAALCLSVIYYNRKKAVRASAVVFMALVAFSRMYLGCHTPSDVAAGFLLTLAVTMVTLPLWRRFSRKNPLNRELFAFFLTGFSTILIFLGAVLAGNGTVDPVMSADAFKTAGLGLGFAGVMLFGQRLTPFRTDGTTPGKIIRLVVAAAGALALEFGLSSLLPDSLLFDTLRYALIGLWLFGAAPAVLIRTGLLDRQ is encoded by the coding sequence ATGGCTTTTCTTGAACTGCTTATGCGGCTGAGAAACCCGTTTCTCGATTATCTGTCGCTGGGAATCAGTTATCTCGGCACGCCTTTTCTTGTCGTCGGCGTCATCACGTTCCTCAGGTTCAACGATGATCAGAACCGGGCTGACGGGATGATGCTCGCCTTCCTGTTTTCCGGTCTGCTCTGTCAGGGACTGAAAATTGTCTTCCACGTACCGCGCCCCTGGATTCTCATCTCGGATACCGCTCTGTTCAGGCCTGTTTCGATGGCGCTGTCGACGGCAACCGGATACTCCTTCCCCAGCATCCATACGCAGAGCACCGCAGCTCTCTGCCTTTCCGTGATCTATTATAATAGGAAGAAAGCTGTCCGTGCCTCCGCTGTCGTCTTTATGGCGCTTGTCGCCTTCTCCCGGATGTATCTGGGCTGTCACACGCCTTCGGACGTCGCGGCCGGCTTCCTCCTGACTCTGGCGGTTACGATGGTCACACTCCCGCTCTGGCGCCGCTTCAGTCGGAAAAATCCGCTGAACCGCGAGCTGTTCGCCTTCTTTCTGACCGGTTTTTCCACGATACTGATCTTTCTGGGGGCCGTGCTGGCGGGCAACGGCACAGTTGATCCCGTCATGTCCGCCGACGCCTTCAAGACCGCCGGGCTCGGGCTCGGTTTCGCCGGCGTGATGCTTTTCGGCCAGCGGCTGACACCGTTCCGGACCGACGGTACGACGCCGGGAAAAATCATCCGCCTCGTAGTCGCGGCAGCAGGAGCCCTTGCTCTCGAGTTCGGACTCTCATCCCTGCTTCCCGACTCTCTCCTCTTCGACACGCTCCGCTACGCTCTGATCGGCCTGTGGCTCTTCGGCGCGGCGCCTGCCGTGCTCATCCGCACAGGACTGCTTGACAGACAATGA
- the rplE gene encoding 50S ribosomal protein L5 has product MSRLKEQYDSEIAAAMQKKFEYKNPMEIPKLVKIVVNMGVGEAKENAKLLDAAVADMETITGQKAIRTKAKKSIANFKIRAGMPIGCKVTLRGERMYNFADRLINLALPRVRDFHGVSPDSFDGRGNYALAIKEQLIFPEIEYDKVDKVRGMDIIFVTTAKTDEEAKELLRLFNMPFAK; this is encoded by the coding sequence TTGAGCAGACTGAAAGAACAGTACGACAGCGAGATCGCTGCCGCAATGCAGAAGAAATTCGAGTACAAGAATCCGATGGAGATCCCGAAGCTGGTCAAGATCGTCGTCAATATGGGCGTCGGCGAAGCCAAGGAGAACGCGAAGCTGCTTGACGCGGCTGTCGCGGACATGGAGACCATCACCGGCCAGAAGGCCATCCGTACCAAGGCGAAGAAGTCCATCGCCAATTTCAAGATCCGTGCCGGCATGCCGATCGGCTGCAAGGTCACGCTTCGCGGCGAGAGAATGTACAACTTCGCCGACCGCCTGATCAACCTGGCTCTTCCGCGGGTCCGCGACTTCCACGGTGTCAGCCCGGATTCCTTCGACGGACGCGGCAATTATGCATTAGCTATCAAGGAACAGCTCATCTTCCCGGAAATCGAGTACGACAAGGTCGACAAGGTCCGCGGAATGGATATCATCTTCGTCACGACAGCCAAGACGGACGAGGAAGCGAAGGAACTGCTCCGGTTATTCAATATGCCGTTTGCCAAGTAA
- a CDS encoding HPr family phosphocarrier protein, which produces MTKREITIRLDSGLETRPVALLVQMASQFQSDVYVESDTRRVNAKSIMGMMTLGLDSGSEVTISANGEDEKEAVDKIAAYLTRSLG; this is translated from the coding sequence ATGACAAAGAGGGAGATTACGATTCGACTTGACAGCGGTCTGGAGACGAGGCCGGTGGCGCTGCTCGTGCAGATGGCCAGCCAGTTCCAGAGCGATGTGTATGTGGAATCAGACACCAGGCGGGTCAATGCGAAGAGCATCATGGGCATGATGACGCTCGGGCTTGACTCGGGATCCGAGGTGACAATCTCCGCGAACGGCGAGGATGAGAAGGAAGCGGTGGACAAGATCGCGGCCTACCTTACGAGAAGTCTTGGATGA
- the rplC gene encoding 50S ribosomal protein L3, producing the protein MKKAILAKKIGMTQIFNGDGTLTPVTVLEAGPCVVTQVKTKDNDGYSAVQVGFEDIRESLVNKPAKGVFDKAGVSVKRYVRELKLDNAEEMKPGDEVKADIFAAGDHVDATAVSKGKGFQGAVKRLGQHRGPMKHGSKFHRHQGSNGTSSDPSRVYKGKGMPGHMGSKRITIQNLEVVRVDAENNLLLVKGAVPGAKKCLVTIKETVKSSK; encoded by the coding sequence ATGAAGAAAGCTATTCTCGCGAAGAAGATCGGCATGACACAGATCTTCAACGGGGACGGAACACTGACTCCGGTCACCGTTCTCGAAGCGGGACCGTGTGTGGTGACACAGGTCAAGACGAAGGATAATGACGGTTATTCAGCCGTTCAGGTCGGCTTCGAAGATATCAGAGAGAGCCTCGTCAACAAGCCGGCAAAGGGCGTGTTCGACAAGGCAGGCGTTTCCGTGAAGCGCTATGTCCGTGAGCTGAAGCTGGACAATGCGGAGGAGATGAAGCCGGGCGATGAAGTCAAGGCGGATATCTTCGCGGCGGGCGATCATGTCGACGCGACGGCTGTTTCGAAGGGCAAAGGCTTCCAGGGCGCGGTCAAGAGACTCGGCCAGCACAGAGGACCGATGAAGCACGGCTCCAAGTTCCACAGACATCAGGGTTCCAACGGAACTTCTTCCGATCCGAGCCGTGTCTACAAGGGCAAAGGCATGCCGGGCCATATGGGCAGCAAGCGCATCACGATCCAGAACCTCGAGGTCGTTCGCGTGGATGCGGAAAACAATCTTCTCCTTGTCAAGGGCGCCGTACCGGGCGCTAAGAAATGCCTTGTGACGATCAAGGAGACCGTAAAGTCGAGTAAGTGA
- the rpmC gene encoding 50S ribosomal protein L29: MTKNSKYVEELRTKSANELNEELVAAKKELFNLRFQNATNQLDNTARIREVRRNIARIQTVIAQQSVKEA; encoded by the coding sequence ATGACGAAGAACAGCAAGTATGTAGAGGAACTGAGAACAAAGTCTGCAAATGAGCTGAACGAGGAGCTCGTCGCAGCGAAGAAGGAGCTCTTCAACCTGAGATTCCAGAACGCGACGAATCAGCTTGACAATACAGCCAGAATCAGGGAAGTCCGCAGGAACATTGCCAGAATCCAGACTGTCATTGCACAGCAGTCCGTAAAGGAGGCATAA
- the rplB gene encoding 50S ribosomal protein L2 — translation MGIKSYRPYTPSRRNMTGSDHSEITKSVPEKSLTESLKKNAGRNNQGKITCRHRGGGNRRKYRIIDFRRNGKDGMHAVVKAIEYDPNRTANIALICYEDGEKAYILAPEGLKVGATVVSGEDAEVRVGNCLPLAKVPVGSLVHNIELQPGRGGQMVRAAGNAAQLMAKEGGYATLRLPSGEMRMVPIECRATIGSVGNGDHNLINIGKAGRKRHMGIRPTVRGSVMNPNDHPHGGGEGKAPVGRPGPCTPWGKPALGYKTRPHKKQSDKLIVRRRNGKGAGTAGK, via the coding sequence ATGGGCATCAAATCCTACAGACCATATACACCGTCCAGAAGAAACATGACCGGCTCGGATCACAGCGAGATCACGAAGTCCGTGCCTGAGAAATCTCTGACGGAGTCACTCAAGAAGAACGCAGGCCGCAACAACCAGGGCAAGATCACCTGCCGGCACCGCGGCGGCGGAAACAGAAGAAAATACAGAATCATTGACTTCAGACGCAACGGTAAGGACGGCATGCACGCCGTCGTCAAGGCGATCGAGTACGATCCGAACCGTACCGCAAACATCGCGCTGATCTGCTATGAAGACGGCGAGAAGGCTTACATCCTCGCTCCGGAAGGACTGAAGGTCGGCGCGACCGTGGTCAGCGGAGAGGATGCGGAAGTCAGAGTCGGCAACTGCCTGCCGCTCGCGAAGGTTCCGGTCGGCTCTCTCGTCCACAATATCGAGCTTCAGCCGGGCCGCGGCGGCCAGATGGTCCGCGCAGCGGGCAACGCCGCACAGCTGATGGCGAAGGAAGGCGGATACGCCACGCTTCGTCTTCCCTCCGGCGAAATGAGAATGGTTCCGATCGAGTGCCGTGCCACCATCGGCTCCGTAGGAAACGGCGACCACAACCTGATCAACATCGGCAAGGCCGGCCGCAAGAGACATATGGGTATCCGTCCGACGGTCCGCGGTTCTGTCATGAACCCGAACGACCATCCGCACGGCGGCGGCGAAGGTAAGGCTCCTGTCGGACGTCCGGGTCCGTGCACGCCGTGGGGCAAGCCGGCTCTGGGCTACAAGACGAGACCGCATAAGAAGCAGTCCGATAAGCTGATCGTGAGAAGAAGAAACGGCAAGGGCGCCGGTACGGCTGGTAAATAA
- the rpsQ gene encoding 30S ribosomal protein S17: MEERNLRKTRVGKVVSNKMDKTIVVAIEDHVQHPLYKKIVKKTYKLKAHDEKNECNIGDTVKVMETRPLSKDKRWRLVQVVEKIK, from the coding sequence ATGGAAGAAAGAAACCTTAGAAAGACGCGCGTGGGCAAGGTCGTCAGCAACAAGATGGACAAGACCATCGTTGTCGCCATCGAGGATCATGTGCAGCATCCGCTCTACAAGAAGATTGTGAAGAAGACCTACAAGCTCAAGGCTCATGACGAGAAGAACGAGTGCAATATCGGCGACACCGTGAAGGTCATGGAGACCAGACCGCTCTCCAAGGACAAGAGATGGAGACTTGTACAGGTAGTCGAGAAAATCAAGTGA
- the rpsC gene encoding 30S ribosomal protein S3, with the protein MGQKVNPHGLRVGVIKDWSSKWYAGDKEFADYLVEDHKIRTFLKKRLYSFGVSKIDIERASDRVKVTIYTAKPGLVIGKGGAEIEKLRAELARMVGHRVLVDIKEIKRPDRDAQLVAENIALQLENRISFRRAMKSTMQRTLRAGAKGVKTSVAGRLGGADIARKETYSEGTIPLQTLRADIDYGFAEADTQYGKVGVKAWVYNGEVLPTKSAGEGSEQ; encoded by the coding sequence ATGGGTCAGAAAGTAAATCCGCACGGCCTTCGTGTCGGTGTGATCAAGGATTGGAGCTCCAAATGGTACGCGGGCGACAAGGAATTTGCTGATTATCTTGTCGAGGATCACAAGATCAGAACGTTCCTGAAGAAGAGACTGTACAGCTTCGGTGTCTCCAAAATCGATATCGAGCGCGCCTCCGATCGTGTCAAAGTTACGATCTACACCGCGAAGCCGGGTCTTGTCATCGGCAAGGGCGGCGCTGAGATCGAGAAGCTGAGAGCGGAGCTTGCCAGGATGGTAGGCCACAGAGTGCTCGTCGACATCAAGGAGATCAAGCGTCCGGATCGTGACGCGCAGCTCGTCGCCGAGAACATCGCGCTTCAGCTCGAGAACCGTATTTCCTTCCGCCGCGCGATGAAGTCCACGATGCAGAGAACGCTGCGCGCGGGGGCCAAGGGTGTGAAGACTTCCGTGGCCGGCCGTCTCGGCGGTGCGGATATCGCACGCAAGGAAACCTACAGCGAGGGCACCATTCCGCTGCAGACGCTTCGCGCTGATATCGACTACGGCTTTGCAGAGGCGGATACGCAGTACGGCAAGGTCGGTGTGAAAGCGTGGGTCTACAACGGCGAAGTCCTTCCGACAAAGTCCGCAGGCGAAGGGAGTGAACAGTAA
- the rpsJ gene encoding 30S ribosomal protein S10 has protein sequence MASQVMRITLKAYDHTLVDASAQKIIETVRKQGATVSGPVPLPTKKEVVTILRAVHNFKDSREQFEQRTHKRLIDIIAPTQKTVDALAHLEMPAGVYIDIKMKNK, from the coding sequence ATGGCAAGTCAGGTAATGAGAATCACACTCAAGGCGTATGATCACACTCTGGTGGACGCGTCCGCGCAGAAGATCATCGAAACGGTCAGAAAACAGGGCGCGACGGTGAGCGGACCGGTCCCGCTTCCGACAAAGAAGGAAGTGGTTACGATCCTCCGCGCTGTCCACAATTTCAAAGACAGCCGCGAGCAGTTCGAGCAGAGAACGCACAAGAGACTGATTGATATCATTGCTCCGACCCAGAAGACGGTGGATGCACTGGCTCATCTGGAGATGCCGGCAGGTGTCTACATCGACATCAAGATGAAGAACAAGTAA